The genomic stretch GTCGGCGGCGGCAAGCCGTTCTCCGGTCGGCAGCTGAGCGCCGACGGCATCGAGTTGCGCTTCGCGGTCAACTACCTGGCCGGATACCACCTGACGCGGCGGCTGGTCCCGCTGCTGACGGCCTCGGCGCCGGCCCGCGTGGTGAACGTGGCCTCCGCGGGCCAGCAGGCCATCGACTTCGCCGACCCGATGCTGACCCAGGGGTACGGCCGTCAGCGCGCCTACAGCCAGAGCAAGCTGGCGCAGATCATGTTCACCTTCGATCTGGCCGAGGAACTGGCGGGCAGCGGCGTGACGGTCAACGCCCTCCACCCCGCGACGTTCATGAACACCTCGATGGTCCGCGAGGCCCTGGTCCCGCCGATCAGCAGCGTCGGCCAGGGCGCCGAGGCCACGCTGCGGCTGGTGAACGAGCTCGACGGCGTCACCGGGCGCTACTTCGACCAGCAGCGGGAGAGCCGGGCCGA from Nonomuraea polychroma encodes the following:
- a CDS encoding SDR family NAD(P)-dependent oxidoreductase, whose product is MRTILITGATDGLGRELARRLATAGELVIVHGRDPERIRRARERAGGRTEGIQADLAELRQVERMAAEVLERFDRLDVLVNNAGVGGGKPFSGRQLSADGIELRFAVNYLAGYHLTRRLVPLLTASAPARVVNVASAGQQAIDFADPMLTQGYGRQRAYSQSKLAQIMFTFDLAEELAGSGVTVNALHPATFMNTSMVREALVPPISSVGQGAEATLRLVNELDGVTGRYFDQQRESRADAQAYDLEARKRLRELSEDLIRRALS